The following proteins come from a genomic window of Lemur catta isolate mLemCat1 chromosome 4, mLemCat1.pri, whole genome shotgun sequence:
- the C4H2orf73 gene encoding uncharacterized protein C2orf73 homolog isoform X1, whose amino-acid sequence MKGEENKQQQHKIEDAGVVYVTEKKEEIKHEKKPGKSIQHSKPCIGRGHVCYAKFINTNMRTYNEPVPYMDPKKVPEKQGDWWSHGKALEPAFRPRYDTKSTQRTDFQKPTCPLVLPVKHSKMQKPSCGIVPLAFPDASAELQNSFVECISFIHQYDARKTPNEPIRGKRHGAFVQREIKPGSRPIVPKGTEVLLNALGSCSSERSKKTEKGNSAESKMISPGLCRQNSQELLETKTHLSETDVRQAAKACPRSPESREKTAAISQTTVGDALLTRHEPLNPPIKNQDKSG is encoded by the exons ATGAAAGGAGAGGAGAATAAGCAGCA ACAGCATAAAATAGAAGATGCTGGTGTAGTGTatgtaactgaaaaaaaagaagaaatcaaacatgaaaaaaaacctggaaaaagCATACAACATTCAAAACCATGCATTGGGAGAGGGCATGTATGTTATGCCAAATTCATTAACACAAATATGAGAACATACAATGAACCAGTTCCCTACATGGATCCAAAAAAAGTGCCAGAAAAGCAG GGTGACTGGTGGTCACATGGTAAAGCACTGGAACCTGCCTTCCGACCACGTTATGACACTAAGAGCACCCAGAGGACTGACTTCCAAAAACCAACATGTCCATTGGTTTTGCCAGTCAAGCACAGCAAGATGCAAAAGCCTTCTTGTGGAATAG ttcCACTTGCCTTTCCTGATGCATCAGCAGAACTTCAAAACAGTTTTGTAGAATGCATCTCTTTTATCCATCAATATGATGCCAGGAAAACGCCTAATGAGCCCATCCGAGGAAAG aGACATGGAGCTTTTGTGCAGAGAGAGATAAAACCAGGGAGTAGGCCAATAGTTCCTAAGGGAACAGAGGTATTATTGAATGCTCTGGGGTCATGTTCATCAGAACGGTccaaaaaaacagagaaaggaaattcAGCGGAAAGCAAAATGATCTCACCAGGTCTCTGCCGACAAAATTCCCAAGAGCTGTTAGAGACTAAAACTCACTTATCAGAAACAGACGTCAGACAGGCAGCCAAGGCGTGCCCCAGAAGTCCTGAGAGCAGGGAGAAGACTGCAGCCATCTCTCAAACAACTGTAGGAGATGCTCTTCTTACTAGGCATGAGCCTTTAAATCCACCAATAAAAAATCAGGATAAATCGGGATAA
- the C4H2orf73 gene encoding uncharacterized protein C2orf73 homolog isoform X2, with the protein MQKPSCGIVPLAFPDASAELQNSFVECISFIHQYDARKTPNEPIRGKRHGAFVQREIKPGSRPIVPKGTEVLLNALGSCSSERSKKTEKGNSAESKMISPGLCRQNSQELLETKTHLSETDVRQAAKACPRSPESREKTAAISQTTVGDALLTRHEPLNPPIKNQDKSG; encoded by the exons ATGCAAAAGCCTTCTTGTGGAATAG ttcCACTTGCCTTTCCTGATGCATCAGCAGAACTTCAAAACAGTTTTGTAGAATGCATCTCTTTTATCCATCAATATGATGCCAGGAAAACGCCTAATGAGCCCATCCGAGGAAAG aGACATGGAGCTTTTGTGCAGAGAGAGATAAAACCAGGGAGTAGGCCAATAGTTCCTAAGGGAACAGAGGTATTATTGAATGCTCTGGGGTCATGTTCATCAGAACGGTccaaaaaaacagagaaaggaaattcAGCGGAAAGCAAAATGATCTCACCAGGTCTCTGCCGACAAAATTCCCAAGAGCTGTTAGAGACTAAAACTCACTTATCAGAAACAGACGTCAGACAGGCAGCCAAGGCGTGCCCCAGAAGTCCTGAGAGCAGGGAGAAGACTGCAGCCATCTCTCAAACAACTGTAGGAGATGCTCTTCTTACTAGGCATGAGCCTTTAAATCCACCAATAAAAAATCAGGATAAATCGGGATAA